One Glycocaulis abyssi DNA window includes the following coding sequences:
- the ruvC gene encoding crossover junction endodeoxyribonuclease RuvC, with product MSQTIRILGIDPGLAATGWGVIDQTGTRLSLVAHGVIKAPVKAPLPERLEAIFAAVEALVAQYTPHEAAVEDQFVSANAGTALKLGQARAAAILPAARAGLSVAEYAPRLVKKSVVGTGAAEKGQVAAMIAVILPGSRATADAADALAVAICHAHHRGSIARMSA from the coding sequence ATGAGCCAGACGATTCGCATTCTTGGCATTGATCCGGGCCTTGCGGCCACCGGCTGGGGCGTGATCGACCAGACCGGCACGCGCCTGTCTCTGGTGGCCCACGGCGTCATCAAGGCGCCGGTGAAAGCGCCGTTGCCTGAACGTCTGGAAGCGATCTTTGCCGCCGTGGAGGCATTGGTGGCGCAGTACACGCCCCATGAGGCGGCGGTAGAAGACCAGTTCGTCAGCGCGAACGCAGGCACAGCCCTGAAGCTGGGGCAGGCGCGCGCAGCCGCGATCCTGCCTGCCGCGCGGGCGGGTTTGAGCGTTGCCGAATATGCGCCGCGTCTGGTGAAGAAGTCTGTCGTCGGCACAGGCGCGGCAGAGAAGGGGCAGGTGGCCGCCATGATCGCCGTCATCCTGCCGGGCAGCCGCGCCACGGCGGACGCCGCCGATGCTCTGGCGGTGGCGATCTGTCATGCGCATCATCGCGGTTCGATAGCGAGGATGAGCGCATGA
- the pgi gene encoding glucose-6-phosphate isomerase — translation MSAPPMDIARQLAPHVKRLAGEPLGALVRAGGQRDAALQWQAGTVTLDARHQRLDTDAMDALFALAEARGFDAARAALLSGDIVNPTEERPALHSALRDASALKDRALAARIEAARARTAAFARACQGTDAPGGKPVTRIINIGIGGSDLGPRLVYSAMKAFRREGVDLRFVSNLDPADLEDAIEGADPETTLVCVTSKSFTTSETLMNARAAKAWLAASLGEEAANARMAAATAAPDRAESFGIAPARIFPFEEGVGGRYSFWSAAGLCLEIVLGPEVFARILEGARQIDAHFAAAPAKDNLPLAKALIDVWNRAGRGLLSRCVAAYSTRLELLPAYLQQLEMESLGKAVRLDGSALPAHSGGQLVWGGKGSDVQHSFFQWLHQGVDEVPVDFIAVQALYASGDERAKALGANLVAQTAALLDGHQGEGDLAAHKTLPGGRVSSVIMLECLDPEGLGALIAVHEHKVFCEGLIYGLNPFDQWGVELGKRLTTDLLEGNHSRFDRASLDLARLFRL, via the coding sequence ATGAGCGCGCCTCCGATGGATATCGCCCGCCAGCTTGCACCGCATGTGAAGCGCCTTGCAGGCGAACCGCTCGGCGCTCTGGTGCGCGCGGGCGGGCAGCGTGACGCGGCCCTGCAATGGCAGGCCGGTACTGTGACGCTCGATGCCCGTCATCAGCGCCTTGATACGGATGCGATGGACGCGCTTTTCGCACTGGCTGAGGCGCGAGGGTTCGACGCCGCGCGCGCCGCGCTGCTGTCTGGCGATATCGTCAATCCGACAGAAGAGCGTCCCGCGCTTCATTCGGCGCTGCGTGATGCCTCCGCGCTGAAAGACCGGGCGCTGGCGGCACGTATCGAGGCGGCGCGTGCGCGCACGGCGGCCTTTGCGCGGGCCTGTCAGGGCACGGATGCGCCGGGCGGCAAGCCGGTCACGCGCATCATCAATATCGGCATTGGCGGGTCTGATCTGGGCCCGCGCCTCGTTTACAGCGCCATGAAGGCGTTCCGCCGCGAGGGCGTCGATCTGCGCTTCGTGTCCAATCTGGACCCGGCAGATCTTGAGGATGCCATTGAGGGCGCGGACCCGGAAACGACGCTGGTCTGTGTCACGTCAAAATCCTTCACCACGTCCGAAACCCTGATGAATGCGCGCGCGGCCAAGGCGTGGCTGGCGGCAAGCCTTGGCGAAGAGGCGGCCAATGCCCGCATGGCTGCTGCCACGGCTGCGCCCGACAGGGCGGAAAGCTTTGGCATTGCACCGGCGCGCATCTTCCCGTTCGAGGAAGGCGTGGGCGGGCGCTACTCCTTCTGGTCGGCAGCCGGGCTGTGCCTTGAGATCGTGCTGGGGCCGGAGGTGTTTGCGCGTATCCTCGAAGGCGCGCGCCAGATTGACGCGCATTTCGCAGCCGCTCCGGCGAAAGACAATCTGCCGCTGGCCAAGGCGCTGATCGATGTGTGGAACCGGGCCGGGCGCGGCCTGCTGTCGCGCTGCGTCGCCGCCTATTCAACGCGTCTGGAGCTTCTGCCCGCCTATCTGCAACAGCTGGAAATGGAAAGCCTCGGCAAGGCGGTGCGGCTCGATGGCTCGGCCCTGCCCGCGCATTCCGGCGGCCAGCTTGTCTGGGGCGGCAAGGGGTCTGACGTCCAGCACTCCTTCTTCCAGTGGCTCCACCAGGGCGTGGACGAAGTACCGGTCGATTTCATTGCGGTACAGGCGCTTTACGCCAGCGGGGATGAGCGTGCAAAGGCGCTGGGCGCCAATCTGGTGGCCCAGACGGCGGCGCTTCTGGACGGACATCAGGGCGAGGGCGATCTGGCCGCCCACAAGACCCTGCCCGGCGGGCGCGTCAGCTCTGTCATCATGCTTGAATGCCTTGACCCGGAAGGGCTGGGCGCGCTGATCGCCGTCCATGAACACAAAGTGTTCTGCGAGGGGCTGATCTACGGCCTCAACCCGTTCGACCAGTGGGGGGTAGAGCTGGGCAAGCGGCTCACAACCGATCTCCTCGAAGGTAATCACAGCCGGTTTGACCGTGCCAGTCTTGACCTTGCCCGGCTATTCAGGCTTTGA
- the tolR gene encoding protein TolR: MAGPVDMGGRRSSRRWKPKAEINIVPYVDVMLVLLIVFMVAAPLLTVGVDVNLPDTEARAMTTSEEPLTITIQADGSIFLQETRVGFDELVPRLEAISRTGSEARVYIRADEAVGYGEVMRVMARVSSAGYANIGLVTDPLNQ; this comes from the coding sequence ATGGCCGGTCCGGTCGATATGGGCGGCCGCAGGAGCAGCCGCCGCTGGAAGCCCAAGGCAGAGATCAACATCGTGCCTTACGTCGATGTGATGCTGGTGCTGCTGATCGTGTTCATGGTCGCAGCCCCGCTGCTGACCGTCGGCGTGGATGTGAACCTGCCCGACACCGAAGCGCGGGCGATGACCACGTCGGAAGAGCCGCTGACCATCACCATCCAGGCCGATGGCTCGATCTTCCTGCAGGAAACGCGGGTCGGCTTTGACGAGCTGGTGCCGCGTCTGGAGGCGATCTCGCGGACGGGGTCTGAGGCGCGGGTCTATATCCGCGCGGACGAGGCGGTGGGCTATGGTGAGGTCATGCGCGTGATGGCGCGCGTGTCATCGGCTGGCTACGCCAATATCGGTCTTGTGACCGATCCGTTGAACCAGTAG
- the tolB gene encoding Tol-Pal system beta propeller repeat protein TolB, producing the protein MRFLARLAAMFAMIAALAAPALAQSGSPLVVTVTDGNVDPFPIAITDFIAQDAQSAETGVDIARVVTNNLANSGLFAPVSQDAFIEDITNIDLRPRFADWRLINASALLVGRVSIDDQGRLLVAFRLWDTAAEQQLLGMQFTSVPENWRRLAHKVSDAVYERLTGESGFFDTRIVYVSEGEGPDGEPTRRLVIMDQDGANPSFLTDRSYMALLPNYSPTSQQITYVSFRDLQATSYLYDLQTGRQEALFDSSNAAITGGGQSLSARFHPNGRELVMSVERRGRHDLYGFDLRTRALRQLTSNPSDDTEPTYSPDGRQIAFASNRSGQPQIYVMNADGTDQRRISFGPGRYTSPVWSPRGDLIAFIKQQGSMFSLGVMRADGSGEERILYDGYFVDTPAWSPNGRMLLFTRGDYSTTGTRYAIWSVDLGGFNLRRLPTQGAASDAAWSPLLD; encoded by the coding sequence ATGCGTTTTCTGGCCCGCCTAGCCGCCATGTTCGCCATGATTGCAGCGCTTGCGGCGCCTGCGCTTGCCCAGTCGGGCAGCCCGCTTGTCGTGACCGTCACAGACGGCAATGTCGATCCTTTCCCGATCGCGATTACCGACTTCATTGCGCAGGACGCGCAAAGCGCCGAGACGGGCGTCGACATTGCGCGGGTGGTGACCAATAACCTGGCCAATTCGGGCCTGTTTGCGCCCGTGTCCCAGGACGCCTTTATCGAGGACATCACCAATATCGATCTCAGGCCCCGTTTTGCCGACTGGCGGCTCATCAATGCCTCCGCCCTTCTGGTCGGCCGGGTCAGCATTGACGATCAGGGCCGGCTGCTGGTGGCTTTCCGTCTCTGGGACACGGCTGCCGAGCAGCAGCTTCTGGGCATGCAGTTCACCTCGGTGCCGGAAAACTGGCGCCGCCTGGCTCACAAGGTTTCCGACGCGGTCTATGAGCGGCTTACCGGCGAGAGCGGCTTTTTCGACACGCGCATCGTCTATGTGTCCGAAGGCGAGGGGCCGGATGGCGAGCCGACGCGCCGCCTGGTCATCATGGATCAGGACGGGGCCAATCCCTCCTTTCTGACTGACCGCTCCTATATGGCGCTCCTGCCCAACTACTCCCCGACCAGCCAGCAGATCACCTATGTCTCATTCCGTGACCTGCAGGCGACCAGCTATCTCTACGATCTGCAGACCGGCCGTCAGGAAGCGCTGTTTGACAGCAGCAATGCAGCCATCACCGGCGGCGGGCAGTCTCTCTCGGCGCGCTTCCACCCCAATGGGCGTGAGCTTGTGATGTCGGTTGAGCGCCGCGGCCGCCATGATCTTTACGGATTTGACCTGCGCACGCGCGCGCTGCGCCAGCTGACCAGCAATCCGTCTGATGACACCGAGCCGACCTATTCGCCCGATGGCCGCCAGATCGCGTTCGCCTCAAACCGTTCGGGCCAGCCGCAGATTTATGTGATGAACGCTGACGGCACCGACCAGCGCCGGATCAGCTTCGGGCCGGGCCGCTATACCAGCCCGGTCTGGTCTCCGCGCGGTGATCTGATCGCCTTCATCAAGCAGCAGGGCTCGATGTTCTCGCTGGGCGTGATGCGTGCCGATGGCTCTGGTGAGGAACGCATTCTCTATGACGGGTATTTTGTAGATACACCTGCCTGGTCGCCCAATGGCCGCATGCTATTGTTTACGCGTGGCGACTATTCCACGACCGGGACGCGCTACGCGATCTGGAGCGTGGATCTGGGCGGGTTCAACCTGCGCCGGCTGCCTACCCAGGGGGCCGCGTCCGATGCTGCCTGGTCGCCACTGCTGGATTGA
- the ybgC gene encoding tol-pal system-associated acyl-CoA thioesterase, with the protein MSAPEAGRWQGGAHYLPVRVYYEDTDFTGIVYYANYLKFFERGRTDALRTAGLSHAELLKADPPLGFAVRKVIVEYHAPARIDDALTVETRFASLSGVRMQIEQAITRDGVLLASAEVEAVCIDMEGRPKRLPAGLKDALGRVGAG; encoded by the coding sequence ATGAGCGCGCCGGAGGCCGGACGCTGGCAGGGCGGCGCGCATTATCTCCCCGTCCGGGTCTATTACGAGGACACGGATTTTACCGGCATCGTCTATTACGCGAACTATCTCAAATTCTTCGAGCGCGGGCGTACCGATGCGCTTCGTACGGCGGGCCTCAGTCATGCCGAGCTTCTAAAAGCCGATCCGCCGCTGGGCTTTGCGGTGCGCAAGGTGATTGTGGAGTATCACGCCCCCGCCCGCATCGATGACGCGCTAACCGTGGAAACCCGTTTCGCCAGCCTCTCCGGCGTGCGCATGCAGATCGAGCAGGCGATCACGCGCGACGGGGTTTTACTCGCCAGCGCCGAGGTGGAAGCGGTCTGCATCGATATGGAGGGCCGCCCCAAGCGCTTGCCTGCGGGCCTGAAGGATGCGCTGGGACGCGTGGGGGCGGGCTGA
- a CDS encoding MotA/TolQ/ExbB proton channel family protein, whose product MDSVAVELAQPAQELTIFYLFMRADIIVKAVMAILLFMSVWSWAVAIEKFLQFRKAASQAARFEDDFWAGGSIDDLANRYARNPKDPFSRVLAAALRDWDSFSVARSGGAEANRELTRMEQGLGILAIVGSSAPFIGLFGTVWGIMNSFRSIAASRDTNLAVVAPGIAEALFATGLGLVAAIPAVIFFNALSSQLAKYAVRLEGFVDDLSALAAREG is encoded by the coding sequence ATGGATAGCGTCGCCGTAGAGCTGGCCCAGCCAGCGCAGGAACTGACTATTTTCTACCTTTTCATGCGCGCCGATATCATCGTGAAGGCGGTGATGGCGATCTTGCTGTTCATGTCCGTCTGGTCATGGGCGGTGGCCATCGAGAAATTCCTGCAGTTCCGCAAGGCGGCCTCGCAGGCAGCCCGCTTCGAGGACGATTTCTGGGCTGGCGGCTCGATTGACGATCTCGCTAACCGCTATGCGCGCAACCCCAAAGACCCGTTCAGCCGGGTGCTGGCCGCTGCGCTGCGTGACTGGGACAGCTTCTCTGTCGCGCGCTCAGGCGGGGCAGAGGCCAACCGGGAGCTGACCCGGATGGAGCAGGGTCTTGGCATTCTCGCCATTGTCGGCTCGTCCGCGCCCTTTATCGGCCTGTTCGGCACGGTGTGGGGGATTATGAACTCCTTCCGCTCCATCGCCGCATCGCGCGACACCAATCTGGCCGTCGTGGCGCCGGGTATCGCAGAGGCGCTGTTTGCAACGGGTCTGGGCCTTGTGGCTGCCATTCCGGCGGTGATTTTCTTCAACGCGCTCTCCTCCCAGCTCGCCAAATACGCCGTCCGGCTGGAAGGCTTTGTCGACGATCTGTCCGCCCTCGCAGCGCGGGAGGGATAG
- the pal gene encoding peptidoglycan-associated lipoprotein Pal, whose protein sequence is MKLAPFAALAACSLLVTACASRPDETPVVPETNTGGATDTRTTGPVPGSIADFEQNAGDRVFFGLDRFDLDNASRETLRRQAAWLAQYPGTRILIAGNCDERGTREYNLALGARRANSVRDFLVSQGVDASRISTVSYGKERPSCTQSTESCWAQNRNGITVVTSGAVS, encoded by the coding sequence ATGAAACTCGCTCCGTTCGCTGCTCTGGCAGCGTGCAGCCTTCTCGTAACCGCCTGCGCCAGCCGCCCGGATGAAACCCCGGTCGTGCCGGAAACCAATACTGGCGGCGCCACCGACACCCGCACCACCGGCCCTGTGCCCGGTTCGATCGCGGACTTCGAACAGAATGCGGGCGACCGCGTTTTCTTCGGTCTCGACCGCTTCGATCTGGACAACGCCTCGCGCGAAACCCTGCGCCGTCAGGCTGCGTGGCTTGCCCAATACCCCGGCACCCGCATCCTCATCGCCGGCAATTGCGACGAGCGCGGTACGCGTGAATACAACCTCGCGCTTGGCGCCCGCCGTGCAAACTCGGTGCGTGACTTCCTGGTCAGCCAGGGCGTCGACGCCTCGCGCATCTCGACAGTCTCTTACGGCAAAGAGCGTCCGTCCTGCACCCAGTCCACGGAATCGTGCTGGGCCCAGAACCGGAACGGCATCACTGTCGTGACCTCTGGCGCGGTGTCCTAG
- the tkt gene encoding transketolase, with amino-acid sequence MTAPDLDRIRPMANAVRALSMDAVEKAKSGHPGMPMGMADAAAVLWGKHIKFDPADPQWPDRDRFVLSAGHGSMLIYSILHLIGVDGVTIDELKNFRQLGSKTPGHPEFGHTPGVETTTGPLGQGISTAVGMALAERILNAHFGDALVDHHTWVIASDGDLQEGISQEAISLAGHLKLNRLIVLWDDNSISIDGSTELSDTVDHKTRFEAAGWDTLSVDGHDPAAVDAALTRAKASDRPVLIACRTTIGYGAPKKAGTAGSHGSPLGAEEIEGARKALGWEHGPFEVPENIYADWQEMATRSAAARKAWNDRLAASNVRDAFIARMAGGVPKAAQEALKAHIAKVVAEKPKLATRAASGKVLEAIAADYPALIGGSADLTGSNLTKASSQAIIRSDDFSGGYIHYGVREHGMAAAMNGMSLHGGITPYGGTFLIFSDYCRPAIRLSALMNQSVIYVLTHDSIGLGEDGPTHQPVEHLSALRAIPGVETWRPCDALETAESWSCALERNDGPAILALSRQGVPHLREDDGSQNLSARGAYVLREAEGGAPQIVLIATGTEVELAVQARDMLADKGVKARVVSAPSLERFLKQDDAYSASILPDGVPCVAVEAAIRWGWDAIIGREGGFVGMTGFGASAPAEQLYEHFGITAERVVEEALKRV; translated from the coding sequence ATGACCGCTCCTGATCTTGACCGTATCCGTCCGATGGCCAATGCGGTCCGGGCCCTGTCGATGGACGCTGTCGAGAAGGCCAAGTCCGGCCATCCGGGCATGCCGATGGGCATGGCCGACGCGGCGGCGGTGCTCTGGGGCAAGCATATCAAGTTCGATCCGGCTGATCCGCAATGGCCCGACCGGGACCGGTTCGTGCTGTCGGCGGGCCATGGCTCCATGCTCATCTACTCCATCCTGCACCTGATCGGGGTGGACGGGGTAACCATCGATGAGCTGAAAAACTTCCGGCAGCTCGGCTCGAAAACGCCCGGCCACCCGGAGTTCGGCCACACGCCCGGCGTCGAAACCACCACCGGCCCGCTGGGGCAGGGCATTTCCACCGCTGTCGGCATGGCGCTGGCCGAGCGTATCCTCAATGCGCATTTCGGCGATGCGCTGGTCGATCACCATACCTGGGTGATCGCATCAGACGGCGATTTGCAGGAGGGGATCAGCCAGGAAGCCATTTCGCTGGCAGGCCATTTGAAACTCAACCGCCTCATTGTGCTGTGGGACGACAATTCCATCTCCATTGATGGCTCGACCGAGCTCTCCGATACGGTCGATCACAAGACGCGCTTTGAAGCGGCGGGCTGGGATACGCTCAGCGTCGATGGCCATGATCCCGCAGCAGTGGACGCGGCGCTGACGCGCGCCAAAGCCAGTGACCGCCCGGTCCTGATCGCCTGCCGCACCACGATTGGGTATGGTGCACCGAAAAAGGCGGGCACTGCCGGTTCGCACGGCTCGCCGCTGGGTGCAGAAGAGATCGAAGGCGCAAGGAAGGCGCTCGGCTGGGAGCACGGCCCGTTCGAGGTGCCGGAAAACATCTATGCCGACTGGCAGGAAATGGCCACGCGCAGCGCCGCCGCCCGCAAGGCGTGGAATGACCGTCTGGCGGCATCGAATGTGCGCGATGCCTTCATCGCGCGCATGGCCGGCGGCGTGCCAAAGGCCGCGCAGGAAGCGCTGAAGGCGCACATTGCCAAAGTGGTGGCCGAAAAGCCCAAGCTCGCTACGCGCGCCGCGTCCGGCAAGGTGCTCGAAGCGATTGCGGCGGACTATCCCGCGCTGATCGGCGGCTCGGCAGACCTCACGGGCTCGAACCTGACCAAGGCGAGCTCGCAGGCCATCATCAGGTCTGACGATTTCTCCGGCGGCTACATCCATTACGGCGTGCGCGAGCATGGCATGGCCGCCGCGATGAACGGGATGAGCCTGCATGGCGGGATCACGCCCTATGGCGGCACCTTCCTGATCTTTTCTGATTATTGCCGCCCGGCGATCCGCCTGTCTGCGCTGATGAACCAGAGCGTCATCTATGTGCTGACCCACGATTCCATCGGGCTGGGCGAAGACGGCCCGACCCACCAGCCGGTCGAGCACCTCTCGGCCCTGCGCGCCATTCCGGGTGTTGAAACCTGGCGGCCCTGCGACGCGCTGGAGACAGCCGAAAGCTGGTCCTGCGCGCTGGAGCGCAATGACGGCCCGGCCATCCTCGCCCTGTCGCGTCAGGGTGTGCCGCATCTGCGCGAGGATGACGGATCGCAAAACCTCTCCGCACGCGGTGCCTATGTGCTGCGCGAGGCCGAAGGCGGTGCGCCGCAAATTGTGCTGATCGCCACCGGCACCGAAGTGGAACTGGCCGTGCAGGCGCGTGACATGCTGGCCGACAAGGGCGTGAAGGCGCGCGTGGTTAGTGCGCCCTCTCTGGAGCGCTTCCTCAAACAGGATGATGCCTATAGCGCCTCGATCCTGCCGGACGGCGTGCCATGCGTCGCCGTCGAAGCTGCAATCCGCTGGGGCTGGGATGCCATCATTGGCCGCGAGGGCGGATTTGTCGGCATGACAGGCTTTGGCGCGTCCGCACCTGCCGAACAGCTCTATGAGCATTTTGGCATCACGGCGGAGCGTGTCGTCGAGGAAGCGCTCAAGCGGGTCTGA
- the ruvB gene encoding Holliday junction branch migration DNA helicase RuvB, which translates to MTDADRIISTEPAPGDGRDKALRPLSFDEFVGQRAAIDNLKVFVSAAASRGEALDHVLLSGPPGLGKTTLAQIVARELGVNFRATSGPVIARAGDLAAILTNLEERDVLFIDEIHRLLPVVEEILYPAMEDFALDLVIGEGPSARTVRIDLPPFTLVGATTRAGLLATPLRDRFGVPVRLEFYGEKELTSIVTRAAGKLGAAIEPDGAREIARRARGTPRVAGRLLRRVRDFAEADGETSISAKVADLALKRLEVDEVGLDSLDRRYLRVLIEGFAGGPAGVETLAAACAEARDALEEVVEPFLIQQGFIQRTPRGRIAAPRAWTHMGLEPPRTSPDLFGGDK; encoded by the coding sequence ATGACCGACGCAGACCGCATCATCTCGACCGAACCCGCGCCCGGAGACGGGCGCGACAAGGCGCTGCGCCCTTTGAGCTTTGACGAGTTCGTCGGCCAGCGCGCGGCCATCGATAATCTCAAAGTTTTCGTGAGCGCTGCCGCCAGCAGGGGCGAAGCGCTTGATCACGTGCTGCTTTCCGGCCCGCCCGGGCTTGGCAAGACCACGCTGGCGCAGATCGTGGCGCGAGAGCTCGGCGTCAATTTCCGCGCCACTTCCGGCCCCGTCATCGCGCGTGCAGGCGATCTCGCCGCGATCCTCACCAATCTGGAAGAACGCGACGTGCTCTTCATCGACGAAATCCACCGCCTGCTGCCGGTGGTGGAGGAAATCCTCTACCCCGCCATGGAGGATTTCGCGCTGGACCTTGTGATCGGGGAAGGGCCTAGCGCGCGCACGGTGCGCATCGATTTGCCGCCCTTCACGCTTGTTGGCGCGACCACGCGGGCAGGCCTTCTTGCCACGCCCCTGCGCGACCGGTTCGGCGTGCCGGTGCGGCTGGAATTTTATGGCGAGAAGGAACTGACCAGCATCGTCACCCGCGCCGCCGGAAAGCTCGGCGCGGCCATAGAGCCAGACGGCGCGCGAGAGATTGCCCGCCGCGCCAGAGGCACGCCGCGCGTGGCAGGCCGCCTGCTGCGCCGGGTGCGCGACTTTGCCGAGGCCGATGGCGAGACCAGCATTTCGGCGAAGGTCGCCGACCTGGCCCTGAAACGCCTTGAGGTGGACGAGGTCGGTCTCGACAGCCTCGACCGGCGGTATCTGCGCGTCCTCATCGAAGGCTTTGCCGGCGGGCCTGCGGGCGTGGAGACGCTGGCGGCTGCCTGTGCCGAGGCGCGCGATGCGCTCGAAGAAGTGGTCGAGCCTTTCCTGATCCAGCAGGGCTTCATCCAGCGCACGCCACGCGGCCGTATCGCCGCCCCGCGCGCCTGGACGCATATGGGGCTGGAGCCGCCGCGCACTTCGCCGGACCTCTTTGGGGGCGATAAATGA
- the ybgF gene encoding tol-pal system protein YbgF yields MRWLVSLLIGFGLLAGTAHAQSSRALTMRMDAIEARLNEMEQQSLAGDPVAESLLMRVEALEREQRSLTGELETLTFENRRLRQEVDRLNTAMRRLLSGEDGELAVTDPDNPHADARAAATRPLSLQGSNLPATRADAEAAAASSGAAESSSREAASAPSDPDEAFARARSRLLDGDFAGAQERFASFVEVYSAHPMTGQAWYWLGETHFAQGDYQDAADAYMSSLRADRRGERGPDALVRLGASLAAMDQRAAACNVLGSFSQEYPNAGADARQRAERERSRAGCR; encoded by the coding sequence ATGCGCTGGCTCGTTTCTCTCCTGATTGGCTTTGGTCTCCTTGCGGGGACGGCCCATGCCCAGTCCAGCCGGGCATTGACCATGCGCATGGACGCCATAGAGGCGCGCCTGAACGAGATGGAGCAGCAATCGCTCGCCGGTGATCCGGTGGCCGAAAGCCTGCTAATGCGGGTCGAGGCGCTGGAGCGCGAGCAGCGCTCCCTGACCGGTGAGCTGGAAACGCTGACCTTCGAGAACCGGCGCCTGCGTCAGGAAGTCGACCGGCTCAACACCGCCATGCGCCGCCTTTTGTCCGGCGAGGATGGCGAACTGGCCGTCACCGATCCGGACAACCCCCATGCGGATGCGCGTGCCGCCGCGACGCGGCCCCTGAGCCTTCAGGGCAGCAATCTGCCGGCCACACGCGCAGACGCGGAGGCTGCGGCCGCGTCTTCCGGTGCTGCAGAATCCTCCAGCCGCGAAGCGGCCTCTGCCCCGTCTGATCCTGATGAAGCGTTTGCGCGTGCGCGCTCACGCCTTCTCGACGGTGATTTTGCCGGTGCGCAGGAACGTTTTGCCAGTTTTGTCGAGGTCTATTCCGCACATCCGATGACCGGTCAGGCATGGTACTGGCTGGGTGAAACCCATTTTGCCCAAGGCGATTATCAGGACGCGGCAGACGCCTATATGTCCTCGCTGCGCGCTGACCGGCGCGGTGAGCGCGGACCCGATGCGCTGGTGCGTCTGGGCGCATCACTGGCGGCGATGGACCAGCGGGCCGCCGCCTGCAACGTGCTTGGCTCCTTCTCCCAGGAATACCCCAATGCCGGCGCGGATGCGCGCCAGCGCGCCGAGCGGGAGCGTTCGCGGGCAGGGTGCCGCTAG
- the ruvA gene encoding Holliday junction branch migration protein RuvA yields MIGMLKGVVVALGDEDAVIDVGGVGYLVSLGSRARSRLEFGTGITLHIETYVREDAFRLFGFLTEAERAWFVRLQGVQGVGAKHALALLDAVSASGIETAAALGDASAFERAKGVGRKLAERIAVELKGKAPPARRRSQKDSESLVEALSDGDTPAVVATPAAAPETEDDDAREVAISALVNLGYGESEARHAVALAITANPQAGETMLIRAALKELAR; encoded by the coding sequence ATGATCGGGATGCTCAAAGGCGTGGTGGTGGCGCTCGGCGATGAGGATGCCGTCATCGATGTCGGCGGGGTGGGCTATCTCGTCTCGCTTGGCAGCCGCGCGCGCTCGCGCCTGGAGTTCGGCACCGGCATCACCCTGCATATCGAGACCTATGTGCGCGAGGATGCGTTCCGGCTGTTCGGCTTCCTGACCGAAGCGGAACGCGCCTGGTTCGTGCGCCTGCAGGGTGTGCAGGGCGTTGGCGCGAAGCACGCCCTGGCGCTGCTGGATGCCGTTTCGGCTTCGGGCATCGAGACCGCGGCGGCGCTCGGCGATGCGTCGGCTTTTGAACGCGCCAAGGGGGTGGGTAGAAAGCTCGCTGAGCGCATCGCGGTGGAATTGAAGGGCAAGGCGCCGCCTGCGCGCCGGCGCTCCCAGAAGGACTCTGAGAGCCTTGTGGAGGCATTGTCCGATGGCGACACTCCGGCGGTTGTTGCCACGCCCGCAGCCGCTCCCGAAACCGAAGATGACGATGCCCGCGAAGTGGCGATCAGCGCGCTCGTCAATCTGGGCTATGGCGAGAGTGAAGCGCGCCACGCGGTCGCGCTCGCCATCACCGCCAACCCCCAAGCCGGCGAGACCATGCTGATCCGCGCCGCTCTGAAGGAGCTGGCACGGTGA